The Pan troglodytes isolate AG18354 chromosome 8, NHGRI_mPanTro3-v2.0_pri, whole genome shotgun sequence genome window below encodes:
- the LOC129136165 gene encoding basic proline-rich protein-like, producing the protein MLWRTDSLKNRKRRQRHKTRRGWGAGEEENGAPAAPPRETYRAPQRRTPHAHGTNGEPPEGPERAKCREAGPPLPATLRSRPPARPRGRSSSPTRSGSGLTTKMAARPAPDKEEQPPRRRPPPPPGPKRKDNLPITESLLFPRIHYHQCPACECVSGRGESGRERRAGAQAAAAAGGGQPRHLGPARPRRLSAAPSYWRRRSRAISLRRHHAHSQPGQRRQLHGGTANRGEGGKTTRPAQPRGERLPPPPSPPPAPPPPPLLPPPPPLLPPPGPSPPPPPPPAAAAAGAAAAAPPTTSGQLGRCRLRETSAVSAGPLLSHPRPSSPHRAGPEHRPRQTSAGSGLSPPLRPGSPLRDQSALSFFSSLASRPPPFPFRDSLARAPARG; encoded by the exons ATGCTTTGGAGGACAGATTCA CTGAAAAACAGGAAGAGAAGGCAGCGACATAAGAcacggcgggggtggggggccgGGGAGGAAGAAAACGGGGCCCCCGCCGCCCCTCCCCGCGAGACCTACCGAGCGCCCCAGCGCCGAACCCCGCACGCACACGGCACAAACGGGGAGCCTCCGGAAGGGCCGGAGAGGGCGAAATGCCGCGAAGCCGGGCCCCCGCTCCCCGCCACACTGCGttcccgcccgcccgcccgcccgcgcgGCCGCTCCTCCTCCCCAACCCGATCCGGATCAGGGTTAACAACAAAAATGGCGGCCCGGCCAGCTCCAGATAAGGAGGAACAGCCCCCCCGCCGCCGCCCCCCGCCGCCGCCCGGCCCGAAACGAAAAGACAATTTACCCATCACTGAGTCTCTGCTGTTTCCTCGCATACATTACCATCAATGCCCGGCCTGTGAGTGTGTGTCGGGGAGGGGGGAGAGCGGCCGCGAAAGGCGGGCGGGCGcgcaggcggcggcggcggcgggcggcgggcagCCCCGGCACCTGGGTCCGGCGCGCCCTCGGCGACTCTCAGCAGCTCCCAGTTACTGGCGCCGGCGCTCCCGGGCCATCTCCCTCCGTCGACACCACGCTCACTCTCAGCCGGGGCAGCGGCGCCAACTACACGGCGGCACCGCGAACCGGGGGGAGGGGGGCAAGACGACGCGTCCGGCTCAGCCCCGCGGAGAGCGACTGCCTCCTccgccttctcctcctcctgctccgccgcctcctcccctcctccccccgccgccgccgctgctgccgccgcctggtccttctcctcctcctcctcctcctcccgccgccgccgccgctggtGCCGCCGCTGCCGCTCCACCAACTACATCCGGGCAACTCGGACGCTGCCGCCTTCGGGAAACCTCGGCAGTTTCCGCCGGgcccctcctctcccaccctcgGCCTTCCTCCCCGCACCGCGCGGGTCCGGAACACCGCCCTCGGCAAACCTCGGCTGGCTCCGGCCTTTCTCCTCCTCTGAGGCCTGGATCTCCTCTTCGCGACCAGTCtgccctttccttcttttcctcactCGCGAGTCGGCCACCGCCGTTCCCGTTTAGGGATAGTCTCGCTCGGGCGCCTGCTCGAGGCTGA